Proteins encoded by one window of Streptococcus sanguinis:
- a CDS encoding pyridoxal phosphate-dependent aminotransferase, whose translation MDLSKKFNKNLEKIEISLIRQFDQSISAIPGVLRLTLGEPDFTTPDHIKEAAKAAIDANQSHYTGMSGLLELRQAASSFVKEKYNLHYRPEDEVLVTIGATEALSATLTAILEEGDKVLLPAPAYPGYEPIVNLVGAEIVEIDTTANNFVLTPEMLEAAILEQGEQLKAVILNYPANPTGVTYSREQIKALADVLGKYQVFVVCDEVYSELTYTEQGHVSIAEYLPDQTIVINGLSKSHAMTGWRLGFIFAPAVFTAQLIKSHQYLVTAANTMAQFAGIEALTVGKDDAEPMKAEYIQRRDYIIEKMAELGFKIIKPDGAFYIFAKIPDGYNQDSFAFLQDFAEKKAVAFIPGAAFGQYGEGYIRLSYAASMETIQEALKRLKDYMEDYA comes from the coding sequence ATGGATTTAAGTAAGAAATTTAATAAAAACTTAGAAAAAATAGAAATTTCGCTGATTCGTCAGTTTGACCAATCAATTTCTGCTATTCCGGGAGTTCTTCGGCTAACCTTAGGGGAGCCGGACTTTACAACACCGGATCATATCAAAGAAGCAGCCAAGGCGGCGATTGATGCTAATCAAAGTCACTACACTGGTATGAGCGGTCTCTTGGAGCTGCGTCAGGCGGCTAGCAGCTTTGTGAAAGAAAAGTACAATCTGCACTATCGCCCGGAAGATGAGGTTTTGGTCACAATTGGGGCGACAGAGGCCTTGTCAGCTACGCTGACAGCTATTTTAGAAGAAGGAGACAAGGTCTTGCTGCCAGCTCCTGCTTATCCAGGCTATGAGCCTATTGTCAATCTAGTGGGGGCAGAGATTGTCGAGATTGACACAACGGCCAATAACTTTGTCCTCACTCCAGAGATGCTGGAAGCGGCTATTTTAGAGCAGGGCGAGCAGTTAAAAGCAGTCATTCTTAATTATCCAGCCAATCCGACCGGCGTGACTTATTCGCGGGAGCAGATCAAAGCTCTGGCGGATGTCCTAGGAAAATACCAAGTCTTTGTGGTCTGCGATGAGGTCTATTCTGAGCTGACCTATACAGAGCAGGGGCATGTCTCCATCGCGGAGTATCTGCCAGACCAAACTATCGTCATCAACGGCTTGTCTAAGTCTCATGCCATGACTGGCTGGCGGTTGGGCTTTATCTTTGCTCCAGCAGTTTTCACTGCTCAGCTGATTAAGAGCCATCAGTATCTCGTAACAGCAGCCAATACCATGGCTCAGTTTGCAGGCATTGAAGCGCTGACAGTTGGGAAAGATGATGCGGAGCCAATGAAGGCTGAGTATATTCAGCGTCGCGATTATATCATAGAGAAAATGGCTGAGCTAGGCTTTAAGATTATCAAACCAGATGGGGCTTTTTATATTTTTGCTAAGATACCAGACGGTTATAATCAAGATTCTTTCGCCTTTCTGCAGGATTTTGCAGAGAAGAAGGCCGTGGCCTTTATCCCGGGAGCAGCTTTTGGTCAATACGGGGAAGGCTATATCCGTCTGTCCTATGCGGCTAGTATGGAGACGATTCAAGAAGCTCTGAAACGCCTCAAGGACTACATGGAGGACTATGCTTAA
- the srtB gene encoding class B sortase, LPKTxAVK-specific, whose protein sequence is MQEKDRSQASNKKLLLVVGICLLLIVLVIFSVFYSFRSSASGSKLRVSHPSRIETSSSSASSSQTEKEYLAERFAKLKAVNSETIGYVYAPGTQLDEPVVQTKDNATYLLKTFEGKQEPYMGAVFMDKDNHRDFSDRLTWLFGHARGSKAGDHRMFNDVNYYDRQDYFDKHRYVVIETPERKYYYQAMGLVIVPEETAFYRTEFKDDEDFTTQLRNIYEAARTKDPKIQIKASDRYLVLSTCREEDDTIRSNLYLRQIPDSELPDFLAKHGKELTYTPTR, encoded by the coding sequence TTTTTCTGTTTTTTATTCTTTCCGTTCATCAGCATCAGGCAGCAAGCTTCGAGTTTCGCATCCTAGCAGGATTGAAACGTCAAGCTCATCTGCATCTTCAAGTCAGACAGAAAAGGAATATTTAGCAGAGCGTTTTGCTAAACTGAAAGCTGTGAATTCAGAAACGATAGGCTATGTCTATGCTCCTGGTACACAGTTGGATGAGCCAGTGGTGCAAACGAAAGATAATGCGACTTATCTGCTGAAGACTTTTGAAGGAAAGCAAGAGCCCTATATGGGAGCGGTCTTTATGGATAAGGACAATCATAGAGATTTCAGTGATCGTCTGACTTGGCTTTTCGGGCATGCTCGGGGCAGCAAGGCAGGAGATCATCGCATGTTTAATGATGTCAACTACTATGATCGTCAGGATTATTTTGACAAACATAGGTATGTCGTGATTGAGACTCCTGAGCGTAAGTATTATTATCAAGCTATGGGACTGGTCATCGTGCCGGAAGAGACAGCTTTTTATCGGACGGAGTTTAAGGATGACGAGGACTTTACGACTCAGCTTAGAAATATCTATGAGGCTGCTCGTACTAAGGATCCTAAGATACAGATTAAGGCGAGTGACCGGTATTTGGTTCTCTCAACCTGCCGTGAGGAAGATGATACGATTCGTTCTAACCTTTATTTGCGGCAGATTCCTGATTCAGAACTGCCAGATTTTCTGGCCAAGCATGGCAAGGAATTGACCTATACTCCGACTCGTTGA